Proteins co-encoded in one Medicago truncatula cultivar Jemalong A17 chromosome 8, MtrunA17r5.0-ANR, whole genome shotgun sequence genomic window:
- the LOC25500204 gene encoding probable polygalacturonase At3g15720, giving the protein MASKIHFSGPCSAKILIQLKGKIVAPSKAAWRGGSEWINVEYVNGLTIDGNGEGSVLGDGPTWWQCPRCSRPTYVSCDIIFLMVQMLHFHSCNDLNVRNLRILNSPRSHVSVNMCNHATFSYISISSPATSPNTDGFDISHSNNILIQDSNIKSGDDCIAVNGGSTFINATRVTCGPGHGISVGSLGGNGANDQVSDVHVRNCTFIGTQNGARIKTVPGGSGYARKITFEHIVLVNVMNPIIIDQAYTLSTLDTAVSVRDVTYRGFTGTSYSDIAIDLKCSSSGCFKILLDQNNIVSAQPGKKTSSFCRNAHGIVRNTIPIVPCLSN; this is encoded by the exons ATGGCGTCGAAAATACATTTTAGTGGTCCTTGCAGCGCCAAAATTCTCATCCAG CTTAAAGGGAAAATAGTTGCACCTTCTAAAGCAGCATGGAGAGGTGGATCAGAATGGATTAACGTTGAATATGTAAATGGACTCACAATTGATGGCAATGGTGAAGGAAGTGTCCTTGGAGATGGTCCTACTTGGTGGCAATGCCCCCGTTGTAGTCGACCCACG TATGTATCAtgtgacataatttttttgatggTACAGATGTTGCATTTTCATTCTTGTAATGATCTCAATGTTCGAAATTTGAGGATCTTAAATAGCCCAAGATCTCATGTTTCTGTTAATATGTGCAATCATGCAACATTTTCCTATATATCCATTAGTTCTCCTGCTACTAGCCCCAACACTGATGGGTTTGATATATCTCATTCCAATAATATCTTGATACAAGATTCCAACATAAAATCTG gTGACGATTGTATTGCAGTAAATGGTGGCTCCACTTTTATCAATGCTACTCGGGTTACTTGTGGACCAGGCCATGGGATAAG TGTTGGTAGCCTTGGTGGAAATGGAGCAAATGATCAAGTTTCCGATGTTCATGTAAGAAATTGCACCTTTATAGGGACTCAAAATGGAGCAAGAATCAAAACTGTTCCG GGTGGATCAGGTTATgctagaaaaataacatttgaGCATATTGTGCTTGTCAATGTTATGAACCCGATAATAATAGATCAGGCTTACACTCTTAGTACACTG GATACAGCTGTGTCGGTGAGAGATGTGACATATCGAGGATTTACCGGAACTTCTTATAGTGATATAGCAATTGATTTAAAGTGTAGTTCTTCTGGTTGTTTTAAGATTCTATTAGATCAAAATAACATTGTATCTGCTCAACCAGGAAAGAAGACTTCCTCTTTTTGTAGAAATGCTCATGGAATAGTTAGAAATACTATTCCAATTGTCCCTTGCCTATCTAATTAA
- the LOC25500203 gene encoding probable polygalacturonase At3g15720: MKYGARGDGKIDDSLAFVRAWNSACKAAEMSTLVIPVGKTFMVSKLSFNGPCTNKHILIQLEGKIVAPSKVHWKAQSYWITVQSVEGLTINGHGRGVLDGDGSTWWQCKSCDRPGVFLFHSCKGLNVSNLSITNSPRSHVAVNMCNGATFSNISINSPGTSPNTDGFDIALSTHIVIHDSNIKSGDDCIAINGGSSFVNATRITCGPGHGISVGSLGKKGSEDKVSNIHVRNCTFNETQNGARIKTIPGGLGYAKHITFEQIILVNVNNPIIIDQEYSISHKGANVSVSSVKFQGFTGTSASGLAIQLNCSSSGCYDILLEQNNIVSAQPGKKASSFCTNAHGTARNTVPNVPCLLK; the protein is encoded by the exons atgaaataTGGTGCACGTGGTGATGGCAAAATTGATGATTCACTG GCATTTGTCAGGGCATGGAATAGTGCGTGTAAAGCAGCAGAGATGTCAACACTGGTTATACCAGTAGGAAAAACATTTATGGTGTCGAAACTAAGTTTTAACGGTCCTTGCACCAACAAACATATTCTTATTCAG CTTGAAGGGAAAATAGTTGCACCTTCTAAGGTACATTGGAAAGCTCAGTCATATTGGATTACCGTGCAATCTGTAGAAGGACTCACAATTAATGGTCATGGTCGAGGAGTACTCGATGGAGATGGTTCGACTTGGTGGCAATGCAAATCATGTGATCGACCTGGG GTCTTCTTGTTTCATTCATGCAAGGGTCTCAATGTTAGTAATCTGAGTATCACTAATAGTCCACGTTCCCATGTAGCTGTTAATATGTGCAATGGTGCAACATTTTCTAATATATCTATTAATTCACCTGGTACTAGCCCCAATACTGATGGGTTTGACATTGCTTTATCCACTCATATTGTGATACATGATTCCAACATAAAATCTG GTGATGATTGTATTGCCATCAATGGTGGCTCCTCTTTTGTCAATGCTACAAGGATTACTTGTGGACCTGGCCATGGAATAAG TGTTGGAAGCCTTGGTAAAAAGGGATCTGAGGATAAAGTTTCTAATATTCATGTGCGGAATTGCACATTCAATGAAACTCAAAATGGAGCACGAATCAAGACAATTCCT GGTGGATTAGGTTATGCAAAACATATTACATTTGAGCAAATCATCCTTGTTAATGTTAACAACCCAATAATTATAGATCAGGAATATAGTATTAGTCACAAG GGTGCAAATGTGTCGGTGAGTTCAGTGAAATTTCAAGGATTTACCGGAACTTCTGCTAGCGGCTTAGCTATTCAGTTAAATTGTAGCTCTTCTGGTTGTTATGACATTTTATTGGAACAAAACAACATTGTTTCTGCTCAACCAGGAAAGAAGGCTTCTTCTTTTTGTACAAATGCCCATGGAACTGCTAGAAATACTGTTCCAAATGTCCCTTGCTtattaaagtaa